Proteins from a genomic interval of Corynebacterium deserti GIMN1.010:
- a CDS encoding ribose-phosphate diphosphokinase codes for MTAHWKENNKNLMLFSGRAHPELAEAVAKELGVEVTPMTARDFANGEIYVRFEESVRGSDCFVLQSHTQPLNKWLMEQLLMIDALKRGSAKRITAILPFYPYARQDKKHRGREPISARLIADLLLTAGADRIVSVDLHTDQIQGFFDGPVDHMHAMPILTDYIKDHYNLDNICVVSPDAGRVKVAEKWANTLGDAPMAFVHKTRSTEVANQVVANRVVGDVSGKDCVLLDDMIDTGGTIAGAVGVLKKAGAKSVVIACTHGVFSDPARQRLSDCGAEEVITTDTLPQSTEGWANLTVLSIAPLLARTINEIFENGSVTTLFEGEA; via the coding sequence ATGACTGCTCACTGGAAAGAAAACAATAAAAACCTCATGCTGTTCTCGGGTCGCGCGCACCCAGAACTCGCAGAGGCTGTGGCAAAAGAACTGGGCGTAGAGGTCACCCCCATGACCGCACGCGATTTTGCCAACGGCGAAATCTACGTTCGCTTCGAGGAATCCGTCCGCGGCTCCGATTGCTTTGTTTTGCAGTCCCACACCCAGCCTCTGAACAAGTGGCTGATGGAACAATTGCTTATGATCGACGCCCTCAAACGCGGATCTGCAAAGCGCATCACCGCCATCCTGCCGTTCTACCCATACGCACGCCAGGACAAGAAGCACCGCGGCCGTGAGCCAATTTCCGCTCGCCTCATCGCAGACCTCCTGCTCACCGCAGGTGCAGACCGCATCGTGTCCGTGGACCTGCACACCGATCAGATCCAGGGCTTCTTCGACGGCCCAGTTGATCACATGCACGCCATGCCGATCCTTACCGATTACATCAAGGATCACTACAACCTTGACAACATCTGTGTGGTCTCCCCTGATGCGGGCCGCGTGAAGGTGGCAGAAAAGTGGGCAAACACTTTGGGCGATGCCCCAATGGCGTTCGTGCACAAGACTCGCTCCACCGAAGTTGCCAACCAGGTTGTTGCTAACCGCGTGGTCGGTGACGTCTCCGGTAAGGACTGCGTGCTTCTCGACGACATGATCGACACCGGTGGAACCATCGCAGGCGCTGTTGGCGTGTTGAAGAAGGCTGGCGCCAAGTCCGTCGTTATCGCCTGCACCCACGGTGTGTTCTCTGATCCTGCACGTCAGCGCCTGTCTGACTGCGGTGCTGAGGAAGTCATCACCACCGACACCCTGCCACAGTCCACCGAAGGCTGGGCAAACCTCACCGTGCTCTCCATTGCACCACTGCTTGCACGCACCATCAACGAGATCTTCGAGAACGGTTCCGTGACCACCCTCTTCGAAGGCGAGGCATAA
- the glmU gene encoding bifunctional UDP-N-acetylglucosamine diphosphorylase/glucosamine-1-phosphate N-acetyltransferase GlmU, with translation MSASDSSSAVVVLAAGAGTRMKSDLQKTLHSIGGRSLISHSLHAAAGINPSHIVAVIGHGRDQVGPAVSEVAQKLDRDVLVAIQEEQNGTGHAVQCAMDQLEDFEGTIIVTNGDVPLLTADTLSQLLAAHTKVPTAVTVLTMRLDDPTGYGRIVRNEEGEVTAIVEQKDASDEIRAIDEVNSGVFAFDASILRSGLSQLKSDNAQGELYLTDVLGIARTEGHPVRAHTAADARELAGVNDRVQLAEAGAELNRRTVEAAMRGGATIIDPATTWIDVEVTIGRDVIINPGTQLKGATVIGDRVELGPDTTLSNMTIGDGASVIRTHGSDSSIGENATVGPFTYIRPGTTLGAEGKLGGFVETKKATIGRGSKVPHLTYVGDATIGEETNIGASSVFVNYDGVNKHHTTIGSHVRTGSDTMFIAPVTVGDGAYSGAGTVIKDDVPPGALAVSGGRQRNIEGWVQKKRPGTAAAQAAEAALNVPDQEG, from the coding sequence TTGAGTGCAAGCGATTCCTCCAGCGCAGTTGTCGTTCTCGCCGCTGGTGCAGGAACCAGAATGAAGTCGGACCTCCAAAAGACCCTGCACAGCATCGGCGGACGAAGCCTCATCTCCCACAGCTTGCATGCAGCCGCGGGTATCAACCCATCCCACATTGTCGCTGTCATCGGCCACGGCCGTGACCAGGTCGGACCTGCCGTCTCTGAGGTTGCGCAAAAGCTAGACCGCGACGTTCTCGTAGCAATCCAGGAAGAGCAAAACGGCACCGGCCACGCAGTCCAGTGCGCAATGGATCAACTTGAAGATTTTGAGGGCACCATCATCGTCACCAACGGCGATGTTCCCCTGCTCACCGCAGACACCTTGTCCCAGCTTCTTGCAGCACACACCAAGGTTCCCACAGCCGTTACTGTGCTGACCATGCGACTCGATGATCCAACGGGCTACGGCCGTATCGTGCGCAACGAAGAAGGCGAGGTCACCGCCATCGTGGAGCAAAAAGATGCAAGCGATGAAATCCGCGCCATCGACGAAGTGAACTCCGGCGTTTTTGCTTTCGACGCCTCCATCCTCCGTTCCGGTCTCTCCCAACTAAAGTCTGACAACGCTCAAGGCGAGCTCTACCTCACCGACGTTTTGGGTATCGCCCGCACTGAAGGCCACCCCGTGCGCGCCCACACCGCAGCGGATGCCCGCGAACTCGCAGGTGTCAACGACCGCGTCCAGCTCGCCGAAGCCGGTGCAGAACTCAACCGTCGCACCGTCGAAGCAGCAATGCGCGGTGGCGCCACCATCATCGACCCAGCCACCACCTGGATCGACGTCGAGGTCACCATTGGCCGCGATGTCATCATCAACCCAGGCACCCAACTCAAGGGCGCAACCGTCATCGGCGACCGCGTCGAGCTCGGCCCCGACACCACCTTGAGCAACATGACCATCGGCGACGGCGCATCCGTCATCCGCACCCATGGCTCTGATTCTTCCATCGGTGAAAACGCCACCGTCGGACCTTTCACCTATATCCGCCCTGGCACCACCCTGGGTGCAGAAGGCAAGCTGGGTGGCTTCGTTGAGACTAAGAAGGCCACCATCGGCCGTGGCTCTAAAGTTCCACACCTAACCTATGTTGGTGATGCCACAATTGGTGAAGAAACCAACATCGGAGCGTCGTCTGTCTTTGTAAACTATGACGGTGTGAACAAGCATCACACCACCATCGGCAGCCACGTACGCACTGGTTCTGACACCATGTTCATCGCTCCAGTGACCGTGGGTGACGGCGCATATTCCGGAGCCGGTACAGTAATCAAAGACGATGTTCCTCCAGGAGCCCTTGCCGTGTCCGGCGGACGCCAGCGAAACATCGAAGGCTGGGTGCAAAAAAAGCGCCCGGGAACTGCTGCAGCGCAAGCCGCAGAAGCCGCTCTTAATGTCCCCGACCAGGAAGGCTAA
- a CDS encoding MFS transporter has protein sequence MTNATEERNARRLIWANGLQNIGDQIVAAKTVLPWLLQAAGAPGFLLALLVPIRESGSMLPQAAMTGWVLRQASRSKVWIIGSNGQFLSALGIGVAALFLRGWALGLVVIVLLGVLSLFRAMCSIASKDVQGQVISKGKRGLVTGRATVIGGAMGLAVGLAIAVFLGADSPSWILATVLIASSFSWFVASLIFARIEAPAQPNTAQRRANPWVRRCITALREDKAFRRFVSVRSMMLVTALSTAFIVGLAAESNTHIGNLGFFLIASGLASIIGGRISGIWSDRSSKSVMAGAALFGSIVLLLVVASSNFAPEAVNAIVFPLAFFLITLAHTAIRVARKTYVMDMAEGDARTRYVADANTIMGVMLLIVGALSGAISLLGNETALLFLAVIGLVGALSARKLEEVSGES, from the coding sequence ATGACAAATGCCACAGAGGAACGCAACGCGCGCCGACTGATTTGGGCCAACGGCCTGCAAAATATTGGCGATCAGATCGTCGCGGCAAAAACGGTGCTGCCGTGGTTGCTGCAGGCAGCCGGTGCCCCGGGCTTCCTCCTTGCGCTCTTGGTGCCGATCCGCGAATCGGGTTCCATGCTCCCGCAAGCGGCGATGACGGGCTGGGTGCTGAGGCAGGCGTCGAGAAGCAAAGTCTGGATTATCGGCTCAAACGGCCAATTTCTGTCCGCGCTGGGCATTGGCGTGGCAGCGCTTTTTCTGCGCGGCTGGGCGCTTGGCCTGGTGGTGATTGTGCTGCTTGGCGTGCTGTCGCTGTTTCGCGCGATGTGCTCGATTGCGTCCAAAGACGTCCAAGGTCAGGTGATTTCCAAGGGCAAGCGCGGGCTGGTCACTGGGCGCGCGACGGTCATTGGCGGCGCGATGGGTCTCGCTGTTGGTCTGGCCATTGCGGTATTTCTCGGCGCTGATTCCCCATCCTGGATTCTGGCCACGGTACTCATCGCAAGCTCGTTTAGCTGGTTTGTGGCTTCCCTCATTTTTGCCCGCATCGAGGCCCCAGCCCAGCCAAATACGGCGCAGCGCCGCGCAAACCCCTGGGTGCGCCGCTGCATCACCGCCCTACGCGAAGATAAAGCTTTTCGACGCTTCGTTTCCGTTCGTTCCATGATGCTGGTCACCGCCCTATCGACGGCTTTCATTGTCGGCCTCGCCGCCGAATCCAACACACACATCGGCAACCTCGGATTCTTCCTCATCGCCTCCGGCTTGGCCTCCATCATCGGCGGCCGCATTTCAGGAATTTGGTCAGACCGCTCTTCGAAATCCGTCATGGCAGGCGCTGCCTTGTTTGGGTCGATCGTGCTCCTACTCGTTGTGGCAAGCTCGAATTTTGCCCCAGAGGCCGTCAATGCGATCGTCTTCCCACTGGCATTCTTCCTAATTACCCTCGCCCACACCGCAATCCGCGTTGCGCGCAAGACCTATGTGATGGACATGGCCGAAGGTGATGCCCGCACCCGCTACGTTGCCGATGCCAACACCATCATGGGCGTCATGCTGCTCATTGTCGGCGCTCTTTCCGGTGCGATTTCCCTTCTTGGCAACGAAACCGCACTGCTTTTCTTGGCTGTTATCGGCCTTGTCGGGGCGTTGAGTGCCCGAAAGCTCGAAGAAGTTTCAGGAGAATCTTAA
- a CDS encoding multicopper oxidase family protein, with amino-acid sequence MGMTSINRRTFFKGAGVVAATVAGVSLVSACSTNTPRGYGGEPRALPIPPLDQGTRTGSSVSFSLEAQSGDSQILPDTTTHTWGFNGVHLGPTLLMRTGDTVHVDITNSLDELTTVHWHGMKLPAVADGGPHSPIEPGSTWSPTWTVANDAATLWYHPHTHGLTGLHAYRGLAGMIIVEDDASDALDLPSSYGVDDIPLVLMDHRFLDDGSLDEEDLPDLGLMGDTPTVNGITNAHFNATTRQVRFRILDGSTMRFYNLAFSDERPFYVVASDSGLLPEPIERTTLAIGPGERWEIVVDLEPEEDVTLRSVGFSDNYGVPDDEYTPNFGMSDTFDLLTITGPADDAPTAPALPGTLIKAVDLDVIDAQERTFVLNTFSINDKEMDMQRVDVLIDHDQPEVWIVTNDNSDWPHNFHIHDARFKVLSVDGTDVELFNEGWKDTVGLPPGATARLAVQFGYYPDPTWPYMFHCHMLYHEDQGMMGQFVIVEPGHRAAEVLGSGAGEHQH; translated from the coding sequence ATGGGTATGACCTCGATTAATCGTCGTACTTTCTTTAAAGGAGCCGGGGTCGTTGCTGCAACGGTTGCGGGCGTGTCGCTTGTGAGCGCGTGCTCCACCAACACTCCGCGTGGCTACGGGGGAGAGCCCCGCGCACTGCCCATCCCACCGCTTGATCAAGGCACCCGCACCGGATCCTCCGTGTCATTTTCCTTGGAGGCCCAATCTGGCGACAGCCAGATCCTGCCCGACACCACCACCCACACCTGGGGCTTCAACGGCGTGCATCTGGGCCCAACGCTGCTCATGCGCACCGGCGATACCGTGCACGTCGACATCACCAACAGCTTGGATGAGTTGACCACTGTCCACTGGCACGGCATGAAATTGCCAGCAGTAGCCGACGGCGGCCCGCATTCACCCATCGAACCCGGTTCAACCTGGTCACCCACCTGGACCGTGGCTAACGACGCCGCCACCCTGTGGTACCACCCCCACACCCACGGGCTCACCGGTTTGCACGCCTACCGTGGCCTCGCGGGCATGATTATCGTCGAAGATGATGCCTCCGATGCGCTTGACCTACCAAGTAGTTACGGCGTTGACGATATTCCGCTAGTTCTCATGGACCACCGCTTCCTTGACGACGGCTCTCTCGACGAAGAAGACCTCCCTGACCTTGGACTCATGGGCGATACCCCCACCGTCAACGGCATCACCAACGCACATTTCAACGCCACCACCCGCCAAGTCCGCTTCCGCATCCTCGACGGCTCCACCATGAGGTTTTATAACCTGGCGTTCTCTGATGAGCGCCCGTTTTACGTAGTGGCCAGCGATTCCGGGCTGCTGCCAGAACCCATTGAGCGCACCACATTGGCCATCGGTCCTGGCGAGCGGTGGGAAATCGTAGTGGATCTCGAACCTGAAGAAGACGTCACACTGCGTTCCGTGGGATTTAGCGACAACTACGGCGTGCCCGATGATGAATACACCCCAAATTTTGGCATGAGTGACACCTTTGATCTGCTCACCATCACCGGCCCTGCCGACGATGCCCCCACCGCACCCGCACTGCCCGGAACCCTGATCAAAGCTGTTGACCTTGACGTGATCGACGCACAAGAACGCACCTTCGTACTCAACACATTTTCTATTAACGACAAAGAAATGGATATGCAGCGCGTCGACGTGCTCATCGATCATGACCAGCCAGAAGTGTGGATTGTCACTAACGACAACTCCGACTGGCCCCACAACTTCCACATCCACGACGCTCGATTTAAAGTGCTCTCCGTGGATGGTACCGACGTGGAGCTGTTCAATGAGGGGTGGAAAGACACCGTTGGTCTACCACCCGGTGCCACAGCGAGACTTGCCGTGCAGTTTGGTTACTACCCAGATCCCACATGGCCCTACATGTTCCACTGCCACATGCTCTACCACGAGGACCAGGGCATGATGGGACAATTTGTCATCGTCGAGCCCGGTCATCGGGCAGCTGAGGTTCTGGGCTCAGGGGCAGGGGAGCACCAGCACTAA
- a CDS encoding YihY/virulence factor BrkB family protein, whose protein sequence is MAQPQDHLDATLIAADFHGGLGNEDSAPSDTTERLSPQGWKYALKRVLGDILPDGLLDLAALLTFFSILSLAPALLVGYSLITLFLASDSSAILSSVRELVPQYVPEEQADVVLGVIDSVAGSATGGRVGIIVGLVVALWTSSAYVRAFSRCANAVYGRSEGRTIWKQWGMMFLLNIGLLLGAIIILVSWVLNESLVKGLLAPIAEPLRLTEEVSFLTDTFIPVWNWVRWPVIIIVLIMFVATLYHWAPNARPWKFRWLSIGSVFAIGGIIFAGGALDLYFTYFAAFNTYGAVSSVIAIVIALWIYNICLIIGLKIDVEISRARQLQAGLPAENFNLVPPRSIEAVAKLKQRQQELVDEARQLREGAN, encoded by the coding sequence GTGGCACAACCTCAAGATCATCTCGACGCAACGCTCATCGCCGCCGATTTCCATGGGGGATTAGGGAATGAGGATTCGGCGCCGTCCGACACGACTGAGCGACTGAGCCCTCAAGGGTGGAAGTATGCCCTCAAGCGGGTATTGGGCGATATTCTCCCCGATGGCCTGCTGGATCTAGCTGCACTGCTGACATTTTTTTCCATTCTGTCGTTGGCACCTGCACTCCTGGTCGGATATTCGCTGATCACACTGTTTTTGGCTAGTGATTCCAGCGCGATACTGTCTAGCGTGCGTGAGCTTGTTCCCCAGTACGTTCCGGAGGAACAGGCCGACGTAGTGCTGGGCGTTATTGATTCCGTTGCAGGCTCGGCGACGGGCGGTCGCGTGGGTATCATCGTCGGTTTGGTGGTCGCGTTGTGGACGTCGTCGGCGTATGTTCGCGCGTTTTCTCGGTGTGCCAATGCGGTCTATGGGCGCTCGGAAGGGCGTACCATTTGGAAACAGTGGGGGATGATGTTCCTGCTTAATATTGGTTTGCTGTTGGGTGCGATTATCATTTTGGTCTCGTGGGTGCTCAACGAATCCCTCGTGAAGGGCCTGCTTGCTCCCATCGCGGAACCGCTACGTCTTACCGAAGAAGTCAGTTTCCTCACCGACACCTTCATCCCAGTCTGGAATTGGGTGCGCTGGCCTGTCATAATCATTGTGCTCATCATGTTCGTCGCCACGCTCTACCATTGGGCGCCGAATGCTCGCCCGTGGAAATTCAGGTGGCTCAGCATCGGATCGGTTTTCGCCATCGGTGGCATTATCTTCGCAGGTGGAGCCCTAGATCTTTACTTTACGTACTTCGCGGCATTTAACACTTATGGCGCTGTGAGTTCGGTGATCGCCATCGTCATTGCCCTGTGGATTTATAATATCTGCCTCATTATCGGCCTGAAAATTGATGTGGAAATAAGTCGCGCACGCCAACTCCAGGCGGGCCTGCCGGCCGAAAACTTTAACCTCGTGCCACCTCGCTCCATCGAGGCGGTGGCCAAACTGAAACAGCGCCAACAGGAGCTCGTCGACGAAGCCAGGCAGTTACGAGAGGGTGCCAATTAA
- a CDS encoding ATP-binding cassette domain-containing protein, translating into MTIAPGEHIAIVGTSGAGKSTLALIAAGLLTRTQGNSR; encoded by the coding sequence TTGACTATCGCGCCGGGTGAGCACATCGCGATCGTCGGCACCTCCGGCGCTGGCAAAAGCACGCTTGCCCTCATCGCAGCTGGATTGCTCACTCGAACTCAAGGTAACTCAAGGTGA
- the ggt gene encoding gamma-glutamyltransferase, producing MRVTNGTFLRSMAAFSVAALTLAISSCTSGSDSSASSASSSDASTTAASSDAATSTEASPPLAACELGSEVTSDEAVEGTHSGEDISVAPEIGTGYREGMTPVETTGYAVATANPLASAAACEVLRDGGTAADALVTAQFVLGLTEPQSSGLGGGGYILYYDAESNAVTAIDGRETAPVAADENYLIHVSADDQSAPVPDARRSGRSIGVPGIVAALGQLHESFGQTSWQDVLASPQQLATDGFAISPRMSASIASSAEDLSHDPEAAEYFLDADGEAKTPGTILQNPDYAETVRLIAEGGADAFYTGEIAASIVERATREVDGFTPSLMSTADLAAYTPETREALCAPYRDKIVCGMPPSSSGGVTVMETLGILNNFDLSQYPPTEVGLDGGLPDPEAIHLISEAERLAYADRDAYIGDPAFVEVPGGGVNELISEDYTRTRSELITPEESMGEAEAGLTGSPAMAPLPESGTSHISIIDSYGNAASLTTSVEAAFGSFHFTRGFILNNQLTDFSAEPLDDNGEPVANRVESAKRPRSSMSPMLVFNTSDTGEISDLNMVLGSPGGSLIIQFVVKTLVNIIDWGMDPQQAVSAPNFGAMNQPQTGLGKEHPLISANEDELVAELESKGHELNVTDQSSGLSALVKEGDTIVGGADPRREGVVLGGQTS from the coding sequence ATGAGAGTGACAAACGGCACATTCCTTAGATCAATGGCTGCGTTCTCCGTGGCAGCCCTAACCCTGGCCATTTCCTCCTGCACCTCCGGATCAGATTCCTCTGCTTCCTCTGCTTCCTCATCCGATGCTTCGACGACTGCAGCTTCCTCCGATGCAGCAACATCCACTGAAGCCTCCCCTCCCCTCGCAGCCTGCGAGCTCGGCTCTGAAGTAACGTCTGACGAAGCCGTCGAAGGCACCCACTCCGGCGAAGACATTTCCGTCGCCCCTGAAATCGGCACCGGTTACCGTGAAGGCATGACACCCGTGGAAACCACGGGCTACGCCGTCGCAACCGCAAACCCTTTGGCCTCTGCCGCTGCCTGTGAAGTCCTCCGCGACGGCGGCACCGCAGCCGACGCACTGGTCACCGCACAATTTGTCCTTGGCCTTACCGAACCACAATCATCTGGCCTCGGCGGTGGTGGATACATTCTCTATTACGATGCAGAATCCAATGCAGTCACTGCCATTGATGGTCGCGAAACCGCACCGGTAGCAGCTGATGAAAACTACCTCATTCACGTCTCAGCCGACGATCAAAGCGCCCCGGTCCCCGATGCCCGCCGTTCCGGTCGCTCCATTGGTGTTCCGGGCATCGTCGCAGCACTTGGCCAATTGCATGAATCCTTTGGACAAACGTCCTGGCAGGACGTGCTCGCGTCTCCACAGCAGCTTGCCACTGATGGTTTTGCGATTAGTCCACGCATGTCAGCATCCATTGCTAGTTCTGCAGAAGATCTCTCCCACGATCCTGAGGCTGCCGAGTACTTTCTCGATGCCGACGGCGAAGCCAAGACGCCTGGCACAATCTTGCAAAATCCGGACTATGCAGAAACTGTGCGCCTCATTGCAGAAGGCGGCGCCGATGCGTTTTATACCGGCGAAATCGCTGCGAGCATTGTGGAACGAGCCACTCGAGAGGTTGACGGTTTCACCCCATCCCTGATGAGCACCGCCGATTTAGCTGCGTACACTCCAGAAACACGCGAAGCATTGTGTGCGCCCTACCGCGACAAGATTGTATGTGGCATGCCACCATCATCGTCAGGTGGCGTCACAGTGATGGAAACCTTAGGTATCTTGAACAACTTTGATTTAAGCCAATACCCACCTACTGAAGTTGGATTGGATGGCGGACTTCCCGACCCTGAAGCCATTCACCTGATCTCTGAGGCCGAGCGTTTGGCCTATGCAGACCGCGATGCGTATATCGGAGACCCCGCTTTTGTTGAAGTTCCAGGAGGAGGCGTAAACGAGCTGATCAGCGAAGACTACACACGCACTCGCTCAGAACTGATCACACCTGAAGAATCCATGGGAGAAGCCGAAGCCGGATTGACAGGCTCCCCTGCGATGGCACCACTTCCGGAAAGTGGAACGAGCCACATTTCGATTATCGACTCCTATGGCAATGCTGCTTCTCTGACCACCAGCGTCGAGGCTGCGTTTGGTTCCTTCCACTTCACACGCGGATTCATTTTGAACAATCAGCTCACTGACTTCTCCGCCGAACCACTCGATGACAACGGCGAGCCAGTAGCAAACCGCGTGGAATCTGCCAAACGCCCCCGTTCTTCCATGTCACCGATGTTGGTGTTTAACACAAGCGATACCGGCGAGATCTCTGACCTCAATATGGTGTTGGGTTCCCCCGGTGGATCGCTGATTATTCAGTTCGTTGTGAAGACTTTGGTCAACATCATTGACTGGGGAATGGATCCACAGCAGGCAGTCTCCGCTCCAAACTTTGGTGCCATGAACCAGCCCCAAACGGGATTGGGCAAAGAGCATCCACTGATCTCGGCAAACGAAGATGAGCTGGTTGCGGAGTTAGAAAGCAAAGGCCACGAGCTCAATGTCACTGATCAATCAAGTGGATTGTCGGCGTTGGTCAAAGAAGGCGACACTATTGTTGGCGGCGCAGATCCTCGCCGAGAAGGAGTTGTGCTGGGAGGACAGACTTCTTAA
- a CDS encoding TetR/AcrR family transcriptional regulator, with amino-acid sequence MVRQRMTGTERRQQLISIGRAVFAERGFEGTSVEEIAARANVSKPVVYEHFGGKEGLYAVVIDREMIKLESMITESLQHGRSRYRIEQAVLALLTYVEDETDGFQILVRDMRPGVSRSYGTLLNDATSQVSHILGNAFVRSGLDSEYATLYGQALVGMVSMTAQWWLDERTPAKEEVAAHIVNLCWNGLAGMEAKPTLTPISSTEGAILGQEHDDK; translated from the coding sequence ATGGTTCGACAGCGGATGACCGGCACAGAGCGTCGGCAGCAATTAATCTCCATTGGGCGTGCGGTGTTCGCAGAACGCGGATTCGAAGGCACCAGCGTGGAGGAAATCGCCGCCCGCGCGAACGTGTCCAAGCCTGTGGTCTACGAGCATTTTGGTGGTAAAGAAGGCCTGTATGCTGTGGTTATTGATCGTGAAATGATCAAGTTGGAATCCATGATCACTGAGTCGTTGCAGCATGGTCGTTCGCGGTACCGCATTGAGCAGGCGGTTCTTGCATTGCTCACGTACGTTGAAGATGAGACTGACGGGTTTCAGATTTTGGTGCGCGACATGCGGCCCGGCGTCAGCCGGTCCTACGGCACCTTGCTTAACGACGCCACATCGCAGGTCTCCCACATTTTGGGCAACGCCTTTGTGCGGTCGGGGCTCGACTCCGAATACGCCACGTTATATGGGCAGGCATTGGTGGGCATGGTGTCGATGACCGCGCAGTGGTGGTTGGATGAACGTACCCCTGCCAAAGAGGAGGTCGCTGCGCATATCGTTAACCTCTGTTGGAATGGTCTTGCCGGGATGGAAGCTAAGCCGACGTTAACTCCCATCAGTTCTACTGAGGGAGCAATTTTGGGTCAGGAACATGATGACAAATAA